In Corynebacterium matruchotii, a single genomic region encodes these proteins:
- the hutH gene encoding histidine ammonia-lyase — protein MTITVGIGALTITDVVNVARHDTPIILDPAALAEVAKTRQHIEELATEPTPVYGVSTGFGALARRHIPQELRTQLQRSLVRSHAAGSGPEVERDVIRALMLLRLSTLMTGRTGVRPVVVETYAALLNAGITPIVYEYGSLGCSGDLAPLAHCALALMGEGDVRLADGTKTPAADALAAAGITPLILAEKEGLALINGTDGMLGMLCLTLADLANLITTADIATAMTLEGLRGTPTVFADDLQQLRPHPGQARCAANIRTLVADSGILAAAHTEFQRNHVQDAYSIRCSPQVTGAVRDTADYATTVANRELAAAIDNPVVTLDGRVVSNGNFHGAPIAYVLDFLAIAVADLASISERRTDRFLDVARNRGLNAFLADDPGVDSGHMIAQYTQAGIVSELKRNAAPASVDSIPSSAMQEDHVSMGWSAGRKLRRSIDGLARVLAIEILTAARAIDLRTTDDTNTPAPGTGAVVARLRETVAGPGTDRYLAPEIAEVVALVMDGSLVAAAKHAVGELH, from the coding sequence ATGACCATTACCGTTGGCATCGGCGCACTGACCATCACCGACGTGGTGAATGTGGCCCGACACGATACGCCCATCATCCTTGACCCCGCCGCCCTGGCGGAGGTGGCGAAAACCCGGCAGCACATTGAAGAACTCGCCACGGAACCCACCCCGGTCTACGGGGTCTCCACCGGCTTTGGCGCCCTCGCCCGCCGCCATATTCCCCAGGAGCTCCGCACCCAATTGCAACGCAGCCTGGTGCGCTCCCACGCCGCCGGATCCGGTCCGGAGGTAGAACGCGACGTCATTCGCGCCCTCATGCTGCTCCGGCTTTCCACCCTCATGACTGGCCGAACAGGTGTTCGCCCCGTGGTGGTGGAAACCTATGCCGCCCTCCTCAACGCCGGCATCACCCCCATCGTTTACGAGTACGGATCCCTCGGCTGCTCCGGGGACCTTGCCCCCCTCGCGCACTGCGCCCTCGCACTCATGGGCGAAGGCGACGTTCGGCTTGCCGACGGCACGAAAACCCCCGCCGCCGACGCCCTGGCCGCCGCCGGCATCACCCCCCTCATCCTCGCCGAAAAAGAAGGCCTCGCCCTCATCAACGGTACCGACGGCATGCTCGGCATGCTTTGCCTCACCCTCGCGGACCTGGCAAACCTTATCACCACCGCCGACATTGCCACCGCCATGACCCTCGAAGGCCTCCGCGGCACCCCCACGGTTTTCGCCGACGACCTGCAACAACTCCGGCCCCACCCCGGGCAGGCCCGCTGCGCCGCCAACATTCGCACCCTCGTCGCCGACTCCGGCATCCTCGCCGCCGCCCACACTGAATTCCAACGCAACCACGTCCAAGACGCCTACTCCATCCGCTGCTCCCCGCAGGTCACCGGGGCGGTCCGCGACACCGCCGACTACGCCACCACCGTCGCTAACCGGGAACTCGCCGCCGCCATCGACAACCCGGTGGTCACCCTCGATGGGCGAGTCGTCAGCAATGGCAACTTCCACGGCGCCCCCATCGCCTACGTCCTCGATTTCCTCGCCATCGCCGTCGCCGACCTGGCAAGCATCTCCGAACGCCGCACCGACCGGTTCCTCGACGTCGCCCGCAACCGGGGCCTCAACGCCTTCCTCGCCGACGACCCCGGTGTCGACTCCGGCCACATGATCGCCCAATACACCCAAGCCGGCATCGTCTCCGAACTCAAACGCAACGCCGCCCCAGCCAGCGTCGACTCCATCCCCTCCTCCGCTATGCAAGAAGACCACGTCTCCATGGGGTGGTCCGCAGGCCGGAAACTCCGCCGCAGCATCGACGGGCTCGCCCGCGTTCTCGCCATCGAAATCCTCACCGCCGCCCGCGCCATCGACCTCCGCACCACCGACGACACGAACACCCCCGCGCCGGGCACCGGGGCAGTCGTGGCGCGCCTGCGGGAAACCGTGGCCGGCCCCGGCACGGACCGCTACCTGGCCCCCGAAATCGCCGAAGTCGTGGCGCTCGTCATGGACGGCAGCCTGGTCGCCGCTGCTAAACACGCGGTGGGGGAGCTGCACTAA